Proteins encoded together in one Impatiens glandulifera chromosome 1, dImpGla2.1, whole genome shotgun sequence window:
- the LOC124919547 gene encoding U-box domain-containing protein 33-like produces the protein MIPETISTIRYPEIEMEIEMEEKLYVALGKELNDGKSTLSWALHHSGGRKICIIHIYQPAQRIPLMGTKFSVSQMDIHQVEAYRTVEKQETDKLLDEYKRLCDRSGVLVEVLLIEKDCIEKGIVELLSHHLVTKLVMGAAADSRYSRRMTEPKSKKASYVRLQAPGSCKIWFTCKGHLIYTREGSLGEIDCGLTPLILQPSPTVGSANSSPRTLSVTDGQNGWSATRYFRRVPSDNHEIQAPSLSSSGRPGGGIPNRRSPSDRSSTSSCEAVDYPILPSPGRISGQLESPILHRPSRDHLDSSPPSVLEGRLNDDIYDQLEQAMTEAENARREAFEESIRRRKAERDSIEANRRARASESLLAEQSRLRKEIEEELAKGREELEKMSLQLNKTVEEHRIANEQKSALESEIAKSEKTVQELEQKIFSAVELLQKYKKEQDELQLERDDAIRLTEELRRKQSEETSNANTSQFFSEFFLSEIEEATQNFDPSLKIGEGGYGSIYKGLLRHTQVAIKMLHSHSLQGPGEFQQEVEVLSKLRHPNLVTLIGACPDDLTLVYEYLPNGSLEDRLSCRENTPPLSWQTRIRIASELCSVLIFLHSCNPRGVIHGDLKPSNILLDINYVSKLSDFGICRIISQGEHSENQTWCCRTDPKGTFAYMDPEFISTGELTAKSDVYSFGIILLRLLTGRPALGIKKEIEHALDKGTLRDILDPTAGDWPFVQAKQLAHLAMRCCEMNRRNRPDLAMDVWKVLDPMRVSCGASSFRMSEDRCQIPHYFICPIFQEIMQDPHVAADGYTYELEALRGWLDSGHDTSPMTNLKLPQTNLVPNHALRSAIQEWLHLS, from the exons ATGATTCCAGAGACGATCAGCACTATCAGATACCCAGAGATTGAAATGGAGATTGAGATGGAAGAGAAGTTGTATGTTGCCTTAGGGAAGGAACTAAACGATGGAAAATCAACTCTTTCATGGGCATTACACCATTCTGGAGGCAGGAAGATATGCATAATTCATATTTACCAACCTGCCCAGCGGATTCCCTTGA TGGGTACAAAATTCTCGGTAAGCCAGATGGATATTCATCAAGTGGAAGCTTATAGGACCGTCGAGAAGCAAGAAACGGATAAGCTTCTAGATGAATACAAAAGATTATGCGACAGATCAGGG gTGCTTGTGGAGGTGCTTCTCATTGAAAAGGATTGTATTGAGAAGGGTATTGTAGAACTTTTATCTCACCATCTTGTCACAAAGCTTGTTATGGGTGCTGCAGCTGACAGTAGATATTCAAG GAGAATGACCGAACCCAAATCTAAAAAGGCAAGTTATGTCCGCTTACAAGCACCTGGCTCATGTAAGATTTGGTTTACCTGCAAGGGCCACCTCATCTATACCAG GGAAGGGAGCTTAGGAGAAATTGATTGTGGACTTACTCCTTTGATATTGCAACCAAGTCCAACTGTTGGATCTGCAAATTCTTCTCCTAGAACATTATCAGTGACAGATGGACAGAATGGTTGGAGTGCCACTAGATATTTTCGCAGAGTACCTTCTGACAATCATGAGATTCAGGCACCATCACTCTCTTCCTCAGGTAGACCTGGAGGTGGAATTCCCAATAGAAGGAGTCCATCAGATCGGTCATCAACTTCTTCCTGTGAAGCAGTTGATTACCCAATCTTGCCTTCGCCCGGGAGAATTAGTGGTCAATTAGAGTCACCCATACTGCATCGACCCAGCAGGGATCATCTGGATTCATCACCTCCTAGTGTTCTG GAAGGACGCCTCAATGATGATATTTACGACCAACTTGAACAAGCCATGACAGAGGCAGAAAATGCCAGGCGAGAAGCATTTGAGGAGTCAATTAGGCGCAGAAAAGCTGAGAGAGACTCCATTGAGGCTAATCGCAGG GCTAGAGCATCAGAAAGCTTGCTTGCGGAGCAATCTAGACTGAGGAAAGAAATTGAGGAAGAACTTGCAAAAGGAAGAGAAGAACTGGAGAAGATGAGTCTGCAACTAAATAAAACAGTAGAAGAACACAGAATTGCCAATGAACAGAAATCAGCTCTGGAGAGTGAAATAGCAAAATCTGAGAAGACAGTACAGGAGTTGGAACAGAAAATCTTCTCTGCTGTGGAATTGCTGCAAAAATACaaaaaggaacaagatgagtTGCAACTTGAACGTGATGATGCAATCAGACTAACCGAGGAACTAAGGAGAAAACAATCAGAAGAAACATCAAATGCCAATACAAGCCAGTTCTTTTCTGAGTTCTTTCTCTCTGAGATTGAAGAAGCAACTCAGAATTTTGATCCATCCTTAAAGATCGGGGAAGGGGGATATGGAAGTATTTATAAAGGTCTTCTTCGTCATACCCAAGTGGCTATAAAAATGCTCCATTCTCACAGCTTACAAGGGCCTGGAGAATTTCAACAAGAG GTGGAAGTTTTGAGTAAGTTGAGGCATCCAAACCTTGTAACCCTCATTGGAGCCTGCCCTGATGATTTGACTCTTGTGTATGAGTATCTTCCTAATGGAAGCCTAGAAGATAGGCTCAGCTGTAGGGAAAATACTCCCCCTTTATCTTGGCAAACACGTATCCGTATTGCATCTGAGTTGTGTTCAGTTCTTATCTTTCTTCATTCTTGCAATCCCCGCGGAGTAATTCATGGTGATCTAAAACCGTCGAATATTCTCCTGGATATTAACTACGTGAGCAAACTCAGTGACTTTGGAATTTGTCGTATAATCTCTCAAGGCGAACATTCAGAAAACCAAACATGGTGCTGCAGGACTGACCCGAAAGGAACTTTTGCATACATGGATCCTGAATTTATCTCAACAGGAGAACTGACTGCGAAATCCGATGTCTACTCTTTTGGGATAATATTGCTAAGGTTACTGACTGGAAGACCTGCACTTGGGATAAAAAAGGAGATAGAACATGCACTTGATAAGGGTACTTTAAGGGACATATTGGATCCTACGGCTGGCGATTGGCCATTTGTGCAGGCAAAACAATTGGCACACTTAGCAATGAGGTGCTGTGAGATGAACCGCAGGAATAGGCCAGATCTTGCCATGGATGTGTGGAAAGTTCTTGACCCCATGAGAGTCTCGTGTGGAGCATCGTCGTTCAGGATGTCTGAAGATCGGTGTCAAATTCCACATTATTTCATCTGCCCCATTTTCCAG GAAATCATGCAAGATCCTCATGTTGCAGCTGATGGCTATACATATGAATTGGAAGCATTGCGAGGATGGCTAGACAGTGGGCATGATACATCACCCATGACGAACCTCAAACTGCCTCAAACCAACCTTGTGCCTAACCATGCTCTTCGTTCTGCAATTCAAGAATGGCTGCATCTTTCTTGA